The following are encoded in a window of Bradyrhizobium guangdongense genomic DNA:
- a CDS encoding phosphoribosylanthranilate isomerase, producing MSLLVKICGLSTPETLEVALDAGADMVGFVFFPPSPRHVSLETGRDLGRQVKRRALKVALTVDADDATLDNIMDALSPDIFQLHGKESVARLRDIKQRFGRPVMKAVPVASAADLAVLPGYAAVADRILFDARAPKDATRPGGLGAPFDWHLLQNLELNLPYMVSGGLDAQNLAEALRVTRAGGIDVSSGVESAPGVKDPELIKAFIRAARATRELSVR from the coding sequence ATGTCCCTGCTCGTCAAAATCTGCGGCCTGTCCACGCCCGAGACGCTCGAGGTGGCGCTCGACGCGGGCGCCGACATGGTGGGGTTCGTGTTCTTTCCGCCCTCGCCGCGGCATGTCTCGCTGGAGACGGGACGGGATCTCGGTCGGCAGGTGAAGCGGCGCGCCCTGAAAGTGGCGCTCACGGTGGATGCCGACGATGCGACGCTCGACAACATCATGGACGCACTGTCGCCTGACATCTTCCAGCTTCACGGCAAGGAGAGCGTGGCGCGGTTGCGCGACATCAAGCAGAGGTTTGGCCGCCCGGTGATGAAGGCGGTGCCGGTCGCGAGTGCCGCCGATCTCGCCGTGCTGCCCGGCTATGCCGCGGTCGCCGACCGCATCCTGTTCGACGCCCGCGCGCCGAAGGACGCGACGCGCCCCGGAGGTCTGGGCGCGCCGTTCGACTGGCATCTGCTGCAAAACCTGGAGCTGAATCTCCCGTATATGGTCTCGGGCGGCCTCGATGCCCAAAACCTTGCGGAAGCCCTTCGCGTCACCCGCGCCGGCGGCATCGACGTCTCCTCCGGAGTCGAGAGCGCCCCTGGCGTCAAGGACCCCGAGCTGATCAAGGCCTTCATTCGCGCCGCGCGCGCCACCCGAGAGTTGAGCGTTCGATGA
- a CDS encoding lipopolysaccharide assembly protein LapA domain-containing protein, whose product MRKFLTALIVIPLGLILVTFAVANRHFVTVSFDPLMAADPALSVTLPLFLLLILAAAVGVIVGGCAVWFGQRHWRRAARRHEADARAARVELADLRAQAAPAKPDPQRLPVPSGMGLYGPVGRDKQRVTL is encoded by the coding sequence ATGCGAAAGTTCCTGACCGCGCTGATCGTGATTCCGCTGGGCCTGATCCTGGTGACCTTTGCCGTGGCCAACCGGCATTTCGTCACCGTCTCCTTCGATCCTCTCATGGCGGCCGATCCGGCCCTGTCGGTCACGTTGCCGCTGTTCCTGCTGCTGATCCTGGCCGCTGCCGTGGGCGTCATCGTCGGCGGCTGCGCCGTCTGGTTCGGCCAGCGGCACTGGCGGCGCGCGGCACGCCGGCATGAGGCGGATGCCCGGGCCGCCCGGGTCGAGCTGGCCGATCTGAGGGCCCAGGCGGCCCCGGCAAAGCCCGATCCCCAGCGCCTCCCGGTGCCCTCAGGGATGGGCCTTTACGGCCCCGTCGGGCGAGACAAGCAGCGCGTGACGTTGTAG
- a CDS encoding integration host factor subunit beta yields the protein MIKSELVQRIAEHNPHLYQRDVENIVNAILEEIVAALARGDRVELRGFGAFSVKHRPARAGRNPRTGAHVPVDQKSVPFFKTGKEMRERLNRDHPDPGAPD from the coding sequence ATGATCAAATCCGAACTTGTTCAGCGTATCGCCGAGCACAACCCGCATCTGTACCAGCGGGATGTCGAGAACATTGTGAATGCGATTCTCGAAGAGATCGTAGCGGCCCTCGCGCGCGGTGACCGCGTCGAGCTGCGCGGTTTCGGCGCTTTCTCGGTCAAGCATCGTCCGGCACGCGCGGGGCGCAATCCACGCACCGGCGCCCATGTCCCCGTCGACCAGAAGAGCGTTCCGTTCTTCAAGACCGGCAAGGAGATGCGCGAGCGGCTCAATCGCGACCATCCGGATCCCGGCGCACCCGATTAA
- the sppA gene encoding signal peptide peptidase SppA: protein MSLDSDIIVDRRRIRRKLTFWRVAAALIAIAAIAGFALIATPGARGSFVSAGSIARVQIEGLIRSDADRTRALERLENSQAAAVIVHINSPGGTTAGSEQLYDSLTRLKAKKPLVVVVEGLAASGGYITAIASDHIIAQQSSLVGSIGVLFQFPNVSELLKTIGVKVEEVKSTPLKAAPNGFEPTSPEARAALDALVKDSYAWFKDLVKQRRGMDDTQLEKVVDGRVFTGRQAIGLKLIDQLGDEKTAVAWLEEQKGVKKGLSVRDYKLEPRFGDLTFLKTAAAVTLEALGFGSIAHQITQTGVVQAVDRVGLDGMLALWEPAASN, encoded by the coding sequence ATGTCGCTCGATTCGGACATCATCGTCGATCGCCGCAGGATCCGCCGCAAGCTGACGTTCTGGCGCGTGGCGGCCGCGCTGATCGCGATCGCGGCGATCGCGGGCTTTGCGCTGATTGCGACGCCCGGCGCGCGCGGCAGCTTCGTCTCCGCCGGCTCCATCGCGCGCGTGCAGATCGAGGGCTTGATCCGCAGCGATGCCGACCGCACGCGGGCGCTGGAGCGGCTGGAGAATTCGCAGGCCGCCGCCGTCATCGTTCACATCAATTCGCCCGGCGGCACCACCGCCGGCTCCGAGCAGCTCTATGATTCATTGACGCGGCTGAAGGCCAAGAAGCCGCTGGTCGTCGTGGTCGAAGGCCTTGCGGCATCCGGCGGCTACATCACCGCGATTGCCAGCGACCACATCATCGCCCAGCAGAGCTCGCTGGTCGGCTCGATCGGCGTGTTGTTCCAGTTTCCCAACGTCTCGGAACTGCTGAAGACCATCGGCGTCAAGGTCGAGGAGGTGAAGTCCACGCCGCTGAAGGCCGCGCCCAACGGTTTTGAGCCGACCAGCCCGGAAGCGCGGGCCGCGCTGGATGCGCTGGTGAAGGATTCCTATGCCTGGTTCAAGGATCTGGTGAAGCAGCGCCGTGGCATGGATGACACGCAGCTGGAAAAAGTCGTCGACGGCCGCGTCTTCACCGGCCGCCAGGCGATCGGTCTCAAGCTGATCGATCAGCTCGGTGACGAGAAAACCGCCGTGGCCTGGCTCGAGGAACAGAAGGGCGTCAAGAAGGGTCTTTCGGTACGCGATTACAAGCTCGAGCCACGCTTTGGCGATCTGACGTTCCTCAAGACGGCCGCTGCCGTGACGCTGGAAGCGCTTGGATTCGGCTCGATTGCGCATCAAATCACGCAAACCGGCGTTGTGCAGGCGGTCGATCGCGTCGGGCTGGATGGAATGCTGGCCCTGTGGGAGCCGGCTGCGTCGAATTGA